Below is a genomic region from Luteitalea sp..
ATGACGGATGCGCCGTTCCGTCATGAGCGCCATGCACTGATCGGCGGTCCACCCTGGTGTCACGCAGACGACATCCGTCGTCATGATCTCGCTGACGCGCGTCTCCTTCGATGTCTTGCCGACGAGGATCACTTTACGCGCGTAGTCGCGCTCGGAGAGAATGCCTTTGAGCTTCTCTGCCACCAGCACGAGGACGGCGCCGATGTTTCTATCGGCCATGAGGCGCAAGGCATCGTAGACCGTGTCTTCAGGCTCCACGCAGCAAACGTCGCGCTTGCCTTCGAGCATCTGCCGAACCGTTGTCGTCATGATCGTTCTCCCGGAGCGCGGCACGTTCCCCTTCGGATGTGGCCGAACGACAGCGCCGAATCTGTAGCGATCTAGGAGATTATGCGCGAGGTGCGCCGGCCACACAATCTCATCGCGAGGCGGGCCAACTTGCACCTCAGCGGGCCGACCATCGTGGGCGTGCGCCGGTTCTCGGACGCTTGCTAGACCCGACAGATTTAGGGCTAAGGCGCGACGCGAGGGGCCTTGGAAGGCGCTATTGGGAATCTGGGGCAAGCGCGGGCGGATCGGTGCGGGGTGGCAGCGAGCGGCGGACTGACACCACATGATTCGCGCCGGCCGCGGTGGCAAACGCCGCGGCAAAGCGTTCCTGGTTCGTTCGCTCGGTGACCGTCGGCGTGAAGAACCACTCCGCCTGGGCGCGCTGGGGCGTCACGTCCACGATCATGTAACCCCGGTGAACCGCGTCGATCAGCTTGATGTGCGGGTTGCGGGCGCGCACCGGCGCGAGGCCGGTCTCGGCTTTTTCCGGCTCGTCCGTATACGCCCCTGGTGACGTG
It encodes:
- a CDS encoding CBS domain-containing protein, with the protein product MTTTVRQMLEGKRDVCCVEPEDTVYDALRLMADRNIGAVLVLVAEKLKGILSERDYARKVILVGKTSKETRVSEIMTTDVVCVTPGWTADQCMALMTERRIRH